The Kordia sp. SMS9 DNA window TTTGTCTTTGGCACCTTTTTTGGCTCTTCGCGCTACCCACAACGCTCCTTTTTTATAAGATCGAAAGCGTAAAAAGTATCTATTTACGTGATTTAGGAAAAAAATCATAACAGGAAATACCAATACATTTGCAACAAAGGCAGCTACAAAAATCACATACGGATTTGCTTCTGATTGTAAACCGATAGGAATACCAACTTTGGCTTCTCCTAGCGGTGAAATGCTCCACAGCATGGTTATCAATATATCTTCAATCACAATTTTATTTTAAAAGAATTGCAAAATTACGCCAATTTGTACTGTGAACAAATTTTAAGAATGTAAAGTTTTGGTAAAAAATCATTTTCCAGATCAATATTGTCAATTTGCTGTCAAATCACTTCGTTTACGACACTTTTCGTATCTTCCAACTGTAATTTTATGAATCCACGCTATGCATCCTATCCGAGCCATCCATCCTGATTTTGAACACTTCTTACAGTTAAAACCCAAAGCGTGTATTGAACATTTTATAGATATTCGAAATTTTATTTTAGCATTATATCCTGAAGCCAATGAACTTTTGTATCACACACATGCACTTACCGCAGTTTTTTCAATTTCTGAAAAGCTTTCGGATGGATTTTGCATGATTCCGATATATACGAACCATTTAAATTTAGGATTTCATAAAGGAACACTTTTAGACGATCCTTCTCAAGTATTGAAAGGCACTGGAAAGTTTATTAGACACATTCCTATTGCTTCTCCAACCGATTACAGAAATACAACAGTGGAAACATTGCTAAAAAATGCAATCGAATTTGCCATTTCAGACCTAAAGAAACCCTCTGAAACAACTAGTAAGACAATTTCTAAAATAAAGAAGTAACTTTTTGCGTATATTTATACATATCAGTAAAAAAAAACATTTTTAGTATGATGTCATGGCTTATTGCATTTTTTGGAGAATTATTTATTATTTCAGAAGAATGGAAATTTTATAAGAAGAAAAAGAACCGACGTGCTTATGAAAAGGCAAATAAACTTCCCAAGAAGCGAATGCTTTCTCCGCTTACAGAAGCATTTTTTGTGGTTCCTGTCATCATTGTTGCGGTAACTTTTGTGTTTTATTCGTTTGTAAACCCTATAAGACAAACGCGTGACACCAACGATAACCTAAGTGCCTTGATCTATTTATTGAGTAAGGACAAATCACATCATGGTATATATCCTGAAAATATTATCGAACTTTCTCGTAAAAATCCTTTGTATGGCGATTTGACAAAAGATGGTTGGGAACGCGAAGTTATTTACCAACAAATAGAAAATGGACAAGGTTTTACACTAAAATCTAAAGGAAAAGATGGGGTTTTAGATACGAAAGATGATATTGTATTTACAGAAAAAAAGTAACAGACTATTTTAGAGTTGGAGTTTATAGTACTCACAAAAAGTTGTAGACATTTAAGAGGATATGAAAAGTATAGTAACGTTTCAAAAAATAGTTTCTTATTCCAGTATTGGTCTGTTTTTTTTAGTGACTATTGTATTCTTTTCATCATATACTTCCTTAAAAAAAGAACGAAGAACAAAGTGGCGACTATATCATTGTGCAAAATTTCTTGCTACTGAAAAAGCAGCTACAAATGTATATCCACATAGTTTAAGATGTTTAGTGGATAATGGTTACAGAATTGAAGACGGAAACGGATATTTATTCAAATATGAATTCATTAACGACGGAGAAGATTATGTGTTATTTTCTGTTGGAAAAGACGGAATTCCGTATACTGAAGATGATGTGTATGCTACAAAATACGATCTGTCTCGTGACTACTAATAGCATTCTGACATAAAAAAGCGGGATAAACCCGCTCTTTTTTCAGTAGTATTTAATGTTTGTCAACTCCGCAACAAAAAGAAAATTCGAGCACACTAGTATTTGTTCCGCCTTTTATTTTTTGCTTGTCGAAATTTGAAATAACTGTTTTCGTAATCTTTAACGTTTTAAGATTTCTTTTTTTCATAATATATGTTTTTGGTTATGGTGTAATATACTAAAAGAACACTCAAATCGTTTACGGGAATACCATACTAATCTATAGCAAATCCCTTTATGAATCCTTTTCAAAAATTTACAACTTGGCTTACAGAAGAGTGTAAAAGTCATAATTTGCGTTTTCCCGCCGCATGCTGTTTTTCTACAATTGGCGTTGATGGCTATCCGAATGCGCGCTTTGTTTCACTGAAAGAAGTTACAGACGATGGCTTTATAATTACAGGCACACTTTCCTCCCAAAAAGGAGTTGAAATTACACAAAAACCAACAGCTGCATTGACATTTTGGTGGACAGCAACCGAACGACAGGTTCGGATACAAGGCGATCTTGTTGAGATTTCAGAAACACAAGCCGAACGATATTTTAGCCAACGAAATCGTGATTCACAATTGGTTTCTACTGTTTTTAACCAAGGAGAAAAGATAGTGAGTTTTGACATGATGAAAGCTCAATTTAAACAACAAAAAGAAGCTTTACAAGATGCTTCTATTGAAAAACCCGAAAATTGGAGTGGAATTTGTATTCTACCCAAACGTATTGAATTTATGGACTTTAAAGTCAGCAGGCTCCACGAACGAACCATTTTTGAAAAGCAACATGAACGTTGGGAAATCTATTGTATTCAACCGTAATTACATTCCTTTGAACACTTCCTGCATTTTATCATGTTGAATTTCTTGAAAGTCTGAAATGACCATATTGGCAATAGTATAATCTTGGTTTTTGGAATGGTGACTGTCATACCCTACACAAAAAATTCCCGCAGCGTTGGCAGCTTTGATTCCGTTGGTAGAATCTTCAATCACCATACAATTTGTACGTTCATAACCCGTAGCAAAAGCTGCTTTTTCAAAGATTTCTGGATGTGGTTTGGATTGTTGTAAATCTGCACCGCTAAATTTTGCAATGAAGTATTGATTCAAATCAAATCGTTCAAAAACATTGTCAATCGTCATCATAGAAGCGGAAGAAGCCAATACCAACTTGAGTTCTTTTTCGTAATATTCTTTAATAATGTCAAATACGCCATCAATCAATTGCAAGCTGTCATCGTTCGCAAATAGATACTTAAAGTTGTTGCGTTTTTTAAACATTAAGCTTTCTGGTGCTTGTTTTAATTCAAAATGATCACACAAACGTTTGCAAATATTGATGGTTGATTGTCCCGTAAACGACTCGTACAACGCAGGAGAAACTTCAATTCCAACTTCATCAAACATTTGGTGATATGCTTTGTGGTGTAATGGTTCGGTATCTACAATTACACCATCCATATCAAATAAAACGCCTTGTAACATTGTCTATTTTTTTGGCGAAGATACTAAAAGTGCATTGATATTCATGCTGGGTGATATTATTTGAAAGTTACCTTTTTATCAATACAAAACAGGAATACGTTTTTTATAAAATCGCAACGACTTCAATATTTTTTAAACACCTGTTTTTCAGTGTTTTATATTGTAATAAATCAAGATTTTACTTAAAAACAAAACTCCTTTTATCTTCTATAAAATCACTCTAAATGTTTGCTATGCGATTTTATAAAAACTCACAAACAACACTTTTTTAAGGATTTTTAATGGCATTTATTTGTGCAACAACCACAAAAAATCAAATAATTATGAAAAAAAAATTATGCATCGTTTTAGCACTGATTTCTAGTAGCATTCTATTCGCTCAAGCCGATAATACATTTCCTTATCCCAACAGTGGCGATGTAGGAATTGGTACCGGAACAGATCAAAATAACGTGAACTTCAATTTTCAAGTACATGGAATTACGGATTATATTATCCGATTGCAAGAAGCACAACAGGCAGTGACCAAATCAGGTTCTACAAAAGCATCAGGAGCTTTAAACGCTGGAAAAACAGCAAGAATTGGAATTACAAATTCCGAAACTGGAGCTACTGAAAATGATGGCGCTGTGCTTAGAATGTCTAAATTTGACTTCTATATTGTCAATCAAGAACGTAAAAATTTAGCTCTTACTTCTGGTGTTGTTGGATTGAGACTACATGGCGATCATCAACGAATTTGGATGGGCGCACAAAGTTATTACACACCTTCTACAAGTACCGAATTGGCATCCACCAATATTGGCACCACTTCCGATAACGGATTGTACGTTCGTACCAGAAGTAGTTCTGAAGAAGGATATGGCGTAAGT harbors:
- a CDS encoding HAD family phosphatase; this encodes MLQGVLFDMDGVIVDTEPLHHKAYHQMFDEVGIEVSPALYESFTGQSTINICKRLCDHFELKQAPESLMFKKRNNFKYLFANDDSLQLIDGVFDIIKEYYEKELKLVLASSASMMTIDNVFERFDLNQYFIAKFSGADLQQSKPHPEIFEKAAFATGYERTNCMVIEDSTNGIKAANAAGIFCVGYDSHHSKNQDYTIANMVISDFQEIQHDKMQEVFKGM
- a CDS encoding DUF1801 domain-containing protein → MHPIRAIHPDFEHFLQLKPKACIEHFIDIRNFILALYPEANELLYHTHALTAVFSISEKLSDGFCMIPIYTNHLNLGFHKGTLLDDPSQVLKGTGKFIRHIPIASPTDYRNTTVETLLKNAIEFAISDLKKPSETTSKTISKIKK
- a CDS encoding pyridoxal 5'-phosphate synthase, which translates into the protein MNPFQKFTTWLTEECKSHNLRFPAACCFSTIGVDGYPNARFVSLKEVTDDGFIITGTLSSQKGVEITQKPTAALTFWWTATERQVRIQGDLVEISETQAERYFSQRNRDSQLVSTVFNQGEKIVSFDMMKAQFKQQKEALQDASIEKPENWSGICILPKRIEFMDFKVSRLHERTIFEKQHERWEIYCIQP
- a CDS encoding small multi-drug export protein, with amino-acid sequence MIEDILITMLWSISPLGEAKVGIPIGLQSEANPYVIFVAAFVANVLVFPVMIFFLNHVNRYFLRFRSYKKGALWVARRAKKGAKDKIQKYGFWGLMFFVMIPLPGTGVYAGTIATYLFNIERKQAFAANTIGIFFSSVFVWLTFYYGSSMFG